A segment of the Thermodesulfobacteriota bacterium genome:
GATGCCGAAGGTTTTGTCATCCTGGATGCCGATCTGGTTGTCCTGGCCTCTGCCCAGACGCCCCGGAGAGAGGCACAGCCGCTGGTTCGTAAACTCGGCCTCCAGACCGACCAGTTTGGGTTTCCCATGGAAAACCAGCCGCGTATTTTCCGGCCCACAGAGTCCTTCGTGGACCGGGTGTATGTGGTCGGCGCTGCCGCCGGTCCGAAGGTCGTGCAGCAGAGTGTGGAGCAGGGCAGCGCCGCAGCGATGAAGGCCGCTCCCCACCTCATCAAAGGGGAAAAGGATCTCCTGAAGTTTGTGAGCCGCATTGATCCGGCCGCCTGTGTTCGTTGCCGGATCTGTGAGACGGTTTGCCCGCACGGGGCTATTAAGATTACGGAAAAGGGGGCGCTGAGTGATCCGGCATTTTGCCAGGGCTGCGGTTTTTGTATCGCGGCCTGTCCCACGCATGCTGCAGAGCTGATCAACTTCACGGAACAGCAGATTCTCGATCAGATCGATGTTGCCTTTCAGGGCGTACCCCCCGGCGCGCCTAAGATTCTGGCCCTGCTCTGTTACTGGTGTTCTTACTGTGGGGCGGATCTTGCCGGAGCGAGCGGTTTGAAGCTCCCGGTTAATTACCGCAGCATCCGTATTCGGTGTTCTTCGTCGGTGAATTCTGCGCTTGTTATGGAGATGTTCCGGCGCGGGGTGGACGGCATCCTCGTAGGTGGATGTCCGCCCGGGAGTTGTCATCACGTGAACGGAAACTACCTGGCGGACAAGAGGACGTCCCTGATGCAGAAACTGATGGCCCAACTGGGACTGAGTGAGAAGCGGCTGAAGTTTGATTACATAGGGGTGCCGCACTCGCAGAAGTTTGCCGATACCATAACTGCAATGGACCGCGACCTGCGTGAACTTGGTCCCAATCCGGTGGCCGTAAACACCAGGGAGAGGAGTGAGACTCATGGCAGATAAAAAAAAGATTGTGATGAACTGGGCGAGCGCTTGCGGGGGCTGTGACGTCTCCCTCCTTGATATTGAGGAGAAGATATTCAGTGTCCTGGATATCGCGGATATTCTTTACTGGCCGGTTGCTATGGACTTTAAGCGGCAGGATGTGCTGGCCCTGGGCCCGGAAAGTATCGACATCGGCCTTTTCAATGGGGCGGTGCGCACCTCAGAACAATTGGAAGACGCCCTGATGTTGCGTGAGCGCTGTAAGGTTTTGATTGCTTACGGCGCCTGTGCCTGCTTTGGCGGGATTCCGGGCTTGGCGAACCTCTCTGACCGGGCGGGCATTTTTGAGGTAGCCTACCACGAGACGCCATCTACGGTCAATCCAGAGGGCGTGAACCCGCAAACGGTGTGCCGGGTGCCTGAAGGAGAGGTCACTCTCCCCGAGTTTTTTGACACGGTGTACGCCTTAAACCAGGTGGTAAGGGTCGATTACTATCTGCCCGGATGTCCTCCTACCGAAGAGCGCATTCTTGATGCCGTAAACATAATCGCCGCCTATGCCCGTTCCGGAGAGCTTCCGCCTCCCGGGACGGTGGTTGCTTCGCAAAAGGCGCTCTGTGATGAGTGCCCGCGGGTCAGTACGCGAACCGGCGCGAGGATAGCCAGGATTAACCGGCCGCACGAGATAATCGCCGACCCCGGTCTTTGCTTCCTGGAGCAGGGAGTCCTCTGTATGGGGCCGT
Coding sequences within it:
- a CDS encoding oxidoreductase produces the protein MADKKKIVMNWASACGGCDVSLLDIEEKIFSVLDIADILYWPVAMDFKRQDVLALGPESIDIGLFNGAVRTSEQLEDALMLRERCKVLIAYGACACFGGIPGLANLSDRAGIFEVAYHETPSTVNPEGVNPQTVCRVPEGEVTLPEFFDTVYALNQVVRVDYYLPGCPPTEERILDAVNIIAAYARSGELPPPGTVVASQKALCDECPRVSTRTGARIARINRPHEIIADPGLCFLEQGVLCMGPFTRGGCGGKCINANMPCRGCFGPTERMLDPGAEALSAFGSIVGAGGEDALTIPEMKAAVNSIKDPVGTFYRFTLPTAIINRTLKDGRNKVKK